In Syntrophomonas wolfei subsp. wolfei str. Goettingen G311, a single window of DNA contains:
- a CDS encoding GerMN domain-containing protein produces MTSKVVSILAVILLVLCLLSGGCSSVAPEQNLKAWKDLIKLAPEDKSKTEVKKNPEELIPTREKGESINIKLYFAQADKEELVMERREITRTEGIARSTLQELLKGPDNPAYRNVFPEGTRLLDINLKPDGTCILDFSSELRRLENEVEEKQMLDAVCQTLAQFPAVKQLVFMIDGREIDIIKGEVDFTSPIKVS; encoded by the coding sequence ATGACCAGCAAAGTAGTCAGTATTTTGGCCGTGATACTTCTGGTGCTTTGTCTTTTAAGTGGCGGCTGTTCTTCAGTAGCTCCCGAGCAAAACCTGAAAGCATGGAAAGATCTTATAAAGCTGGCACCGGAAGATAAAAGCAAGACGGAAGTGAAGAAGAATCCGGAAGAACTTATCCCAACTCGGGAAAAAGGTGAGAGCATTAATATAAAATTGTACTTTGCTCAAGCTGATAAAGAGGAGTTGGTAATGGAAAGGAGAGAAATAACCAGGACAGAGGGTATCGCTCGCAGCACTTTGCAAGAACTTCTAAAGGGTCCAGATAATCCGGCTTATCGTAACGTATTTCCGGAAGGAACCAGGCTTTTGGACATAAATCTAAAACCGGATGGGACTTGCATATTGGATTTTAGTTCTGAGCTTCGCCGCCTGGAGAATGAGGTCGAGGAAAAACAGATGCTTGATGCAGTTTGCCAAACTCTGGCCCAATTCCCGGCGGTAAAACAGCTGGTTTTCATGATAGATGGTCGAGAAATAGATATAATAAAGGGGGAAGTGGATTTTACTTCTCCTATCAAAGTGAGTTAG
- the murI gene encoding glutamate racemase gives MGKNEPIGIFDSGVGGLTVVKSLMEKMPDESFIYFGDTAHVPYGNKSEQQLFNYAHKIISFLISKQVKAIIVACGTHSSVTLPSVLQEYSLPMLGVVKAGARSAARLSRNGKIGVAATQATVNKKAYTREIQELEPDFQVYETACPRFVPLVEAGKLNNSESREAVAEYLGPLLAQGIDTLVLGCTHYPFLATAISEFAGEKLELVDTSCETIDELQEIFGAQDLFNNSGKKPRHEFYVSGHDDSFFNVGRLLMGDIIKEIHKLDWD, from the coding sequence TTGGGGAAAAACGAGCCCATAGGCATTTTTGACTCAGGGGTAGGGGGATTGACGGTAGTAAAATCCTTGATGGAAAAAATGCCTGATGAAAGCTTTATCTATTTTGGAGATACAGCTCATGTACCCTATGGAAACAAATCGGAACAACAGCTGTTTAATTACGCCCATAAGATTATTTCCTTTCTCATAAGTAAGCAAGTAAAAGCGATTATTGTAGCCTGTGGTACCCATTCCTCGGTTACCCTTCCCTCGGTTTTGCAGGAGTATAGCTTGCCTATGCTGGGGGTGGTTAAAGCCGGTGCCCGGTCAGCAGCAAGGCTCAGCCGCAATGGAAAAATAGGAGTGGCAGCTACGCAAGCCACCGTAAACAAGAAAGCTTATACCCGGGAGATTCAGGAACTGGAACCAGATTTTCAGGTTTACGAAACGGCTTGTCCTCGCTTTGTTCCCCTGGTGGAGGCCGGGAAGTTGAACAACAGCGAAAGCCGGGAAGCGGTAGCAGAATACCTGGGGCCTTTACTGGCCCAGGGTATTGATACCCTGGTTCTGGGTTGTACCCATTATCCTTTCCTGGCAACTGCCATCAGTGAATTTGCGGGCGAAAAGCTCGAGCTGGTAGATACTTCTTGTGAGACTATTGACGAATTACAGGAAATATTCGGGGCCCAGGATCTTTTTAACAACAGTGGCAAAAAGCCGCGGCATGAATTCTATGTCAGTGGGCATGATGATTCCTTCTTTAATGTGGGGAGACTTTTGATGGGTGATATAATAAAGGAAATTCACAAGCTGGATTGGGATTGA
- a CDS encoding 2-hydroxyacyl-CoA dehydratase family protein: protein MSRVGFTTSIPVEVILAAGKTPVDLNNVFINSLSPQSMVDLAEEEGYPRNCCGWIKGLYATSLNYDMEALIAVMHGDCSNTQALMETLQLRNKKIIPFAFPFDRERSQLEAQVDKLMQFFEVDMEEVLKARARLEKIRSLCRELDRMTWRDNLVTGQENHYYLLCSSDFNGNPAEFEAELHSFVEEAGKRRPIQEEVRLAYIGVPPIFTDLHQLLELMGARVVFNEVQRQFSMPVESSDIIEQYLHYTYPYGAFARLEDIEEQLAVRDVQGVIHYTQTFCFRQIEDLIFRERLKIPFLTLEGDRPGKVDARSRMRLESFVSMLKK from the coding sequence ATGAGCAGGGTAGGCTTTACCACCAGCATTCCGGTAGAGGTTATATTAGCGGCAGGGAAGACTCCAGTGGACCTGAATAATGTTTTCATTAATTCTCTAAGTCCCCAATCCATGGTTGACCTGGCGGAAGAAGAAGGCTATCCCCGCAACTGCTGTGGCTGGATAAAAGGACTCTATGCCACCAGCCTGAATTATGATATGGAAGCGTTAATTGCTGTTATGCATGGAGATTGCAGCAATACCCAGGCGCTTATGGAAACCTTACAATTAAGGAATAAGAAGATTATTCCCTTTGCCTTTCCGTTCGACCGGGAGCGGTCGCAACTGGAAGCCCAGGTGGACAAGTTGATGCAGTTCTTTGAGGTAGATATGGAAGAGGTTTTAAAGGCCCGGGCCCGGCTGGAGAAAATCCGCTCATTGTGCCGGGAGCTAGACCGGATGACTTGGCGGGATAACCTGGTTACCGGGCAGGAGAATCACTATTATTTACTTTGCTCCAGTGATTTTAACGGTAATCCGGCTGAGTTTGAAGCTGAATTGCATAGTTTTGTTGAAGAAGCGGGAAAACGAAGACCTATTCAGGAAGAAGTTCGCTTGGCTTATATAGGAGTCCCCCCTATTTTCACGGACTTGCACCAGCTATTGGAGCTTATGGGGGCCAGGGTGGTGTTCAATGAAGTCCAGAGACAGTTTTCCATGCCGGTAGAAAGCAGCGATATTATTGAACAGTATTTGCACTATACTTATCCCTATGGGGCCTTTGCCCGCCTGGAGGATATTGAAGAACAACTGGCTGTAAGAGATGTACAGGGCGTAATTCACTATACCCAGACTTTTTGCTTTCGCCAGATAGAAGATCTTATTTTCCGGGAAAGGCTTAAAATACCATTCTTAACCCTGGAAGGGGATCGCCCAGGAAAAGTTGATGCTCGAAGCAGGATGCGCCTGGAGTCCTTTGTAAGTATGCTGAAGAAATAA
- a CDS encoding acyl-CoA dehydratase activase — translation MSVTGIDLGSRTVKIIEMDGQEIINHSLYDTVFFYRNCGRIADGEMRVDLAGLGFSQERIIATGYGKISVKIAGAEQIPEIQAHVYGALWQSGLQDFTLLDIGGQDTKVVQVRQGQMLDFLTNDRCAASSGRYLENMAAVLGMSLEELSSFSEEAVELNATCAIFGETELIARIVEGHPVSHLAAGVNYSLYRRVSAMLNRLRSKNIILAGGGALNSALAKIIVRETGSEVYQLPQPQYNGAIGCCAWAWR, via the coding sequence ATGTCAGTTACAGGAATAGATTTGGGTTCCAGAACGGTAAAAATAATTGAAATGGATGGTCAAGAGATTATTAATCATAGCCTTTATGATACAGTATTCTTTTACCGGAATTGCGGGAGAATAGCAGACGGAGAAATGAGGGTTGATTTAGCCGGACTGGGCTTTAGCCAGGAGCGAATAATCGCTACCGGTTATGGTAAGATCAGTGTAAAAATAGCGGGAGCGGAACAAATTCCTGAGATTCAGGCCCATGTTTATGGGGCCCTGTGGCAGAGCGGCCTCCAGGATTTTACCCTCCTGGATATCGGAGGACAGGATACCAAGGTAGTACAAGTGAGGCAAGGGCAGATGCTTGACTTTTTAACCAATGACCGCTGTGCTGCCAGCTCGGGGCGCTATCTGGAGAATATGGCTGCGGTGCTGGGTATGAGCCTGGAAGAATTGTCTTCTTTTAGTGAGGAAGCGGTAGAATTGAATGCTACCTGTGCAATCTTTGGAGAAACCGAGTTAATAGCTCGGATTGTCGAAGGACACCCCGTCTCCCATCTGGCTGCCGGTGTAAACTACAGCCTTTATCGCCGGGTTTCCGCCATGCTCAATCGCCTGCGCAGCAAGAACATAATTCTGGCCGGCGGCGGAGCCTTGAATTCTGCCCTGGCCAAAATAATAGTCCGAGAGACCGGGTCTGAAGTCTACCAACTGCCCCAGCCTCAGTACAATGGAGCTATTGGTTGTTGTGCCTGGGCCTGGAGGTAG
- the rph gene encoding ribonuclease PH: MERPQNRGNDQMRTVRIIPGFQKYPDGSVLIEAGDTRVMCSAMMEEKVPPFLRGKGSGWVTAEYSLLPSSTETRTQREASKGKISGRTSEIQRLIGRSLRAVVDMPAMGERTLWIDCDVLQADGGTRTAAITGSFVALYLAFKKFKEQGIIETIPVKDFVAAISVGIIDGTPILDLEYIEDSQADVDMNVVMTGNGDFIEIQGTAEGTVFSRAELDQLLELAGKGIQELIALQKTILGV; encoded by the coding sequence ATGGAAAGACCCCAAAACAGAGGCAATGACCAAATGCGTACAGTAAGAATTATTCCTGGTTTTCAAAAATACCCGGACGGTTCAGTACTTATTGAAGCTGGTGATACCCGGGTAATGTGCTCGGCCATGATGGAGGAAAAGGTCCCTCCCTTTCTTCGCGGCAAAGGTAGTGGCTGGGTTACGGCCGAGTATTCCTTGTTGCCCTCTTCAACCGAAACCCGGACGCAACGAGAGGCCAGTAAAGGGAAGATTAGCGGGCGGACTTCGGAAATCCAGAGGTTGATCGGTAGGTCGCTACGGGCAGTAGTGGATATGCCGGCTATGGGTGAACGCACCCTGTGGATAGATTGTGATGTCTTGCAGGCAGATGGGGGAACTAGAACTGCAGCCATTACCGGAAGCTTTGTAGCTCTTTACCTGGCTTTTAAGAAGTTCAAGGAACAGGGGATTATTGAGACTATTCCGGTAAAAGATTTTGTAGCGGCTATAAGTGTTGGTATTATCGATGGTACGCCGATTCTGGACCTGGAGTATATTGAAGACTCCCAGGCCGATGTTGATATGAATGTAGTAATGACCGGGAACGGCGATTTTATAGAAATTCAGGGAACGGCTGAAGGAACCGTTTTCAGCCGGGCAGAACTGGACCAACTGCTGGAACTGGCGGGAAAAGGCATTCAGGAACTCATTGCTTTACAAAAGACTATATTGGGAGTTTAG
- a CDS encoding XTP/dITP diphosphatase, giving the protein MPRELLLATRNRKKKLELQEILRELNLNILTLEELPYLAEVEEDGNSFAENAIKKAVLTAKASGKICLADDSGLVVDALGGQPGIYSARFAGELASDEENNQKLLKLMEMIEEDKRTARFVCVIALSDAQGNVETVEGICEGRIALATAGKGGFGYDPLFIPQGYTQSFAELPSATKNLISHRGKALEQARPLIERLFLGST; this is encoded by the coding sequence ATGCCAAGAGAATTGTTGCTGGCTACCAGAAATCGCAAGAAGAAACTGGAACTACAGGAGATTCTTCGTGAGCTAAATCTGAATATTCTTACCCTGGAGGAACTACCCTACCTGGCCGAGGTAGAGGAAGACGGTAATTCTTTTGCGGAAAATGCCATAAAAAAAGCGGTACTTACAGCCAAGGCCAGCGGGAAAATATGTTTGGCGGATGATTCGGGACTGGTAGTTGATGCCCTGGGGGGACAGCCGGGGATATATTCGGCGCGCTTTGCCGGTGAATTGGCCAGTGATGAAGAGAACAACCAGAAGTTGCTTAAGCTGATGGAAATGATAGAGGAAGACAAGAGGACGGCGAGATTCGTTTGCGTTATTGCCCTGAGTGATGCTCAGGGAAATGTGGAAACGGTGGAAGGAATATGTGAAGGGAGAATAGCTCTGGCGACAGCAGGAAAAGGAGGATTTGGCTATGATCCTCTTTTTATACCCCAGGGTTATACCCAGAGCTTTGCTGAGCTGCCATCAGCGACTAAGAACCTTATAAGTCACCGGGGGAAGGCTTTAGAGCAAGCCCGCCCGCTGATAGAAAGATTATTTTTGGGTAGTACTTGA
- a CDS encoding metallophosphoesterase family protein, whose protein sequence is MKIAVIGDTHGRIEKICRELKLVKADQIFFTGDFLSDAKRIAHHLGGVMLHAVAGNCDFYESGPAERILDLEGKRFYMVHGHQYGVKISVNSLYYRGLELGADVVLFGHTHIPFCKQIEGIWLINPGSPSRPRLDKKGSYVLLYLEKGKIEVAIEYI, encoded by the coding sequence TTGAAAATCGCTGTTATAGGTGATACCCACGGCAGGATTGAAAAAATCTGCCGGGAATTAAAACTGGTAAAAGCGGATCAAATCTTCTTTACCGGGGATTTCTTAAGCGATGCTAAAAGAATAGCTCATCATCTGGGGGGAGTTATGCTGCATGCTGTAGCTGGCAATTGTGATTTCTATGAATCCGGCCCGGCCGAGCGCATATTGGATTTAGAGGGAAAGCGCTTTTATATGGTTCATGGGCATCAATACGGGGTAAAAATCAGCGTAAATTCTCTTTATTACAGGGGTTTGGAGCTGGGTGCCGATGTGGTTTTATTTGGCCATACCCATATTCCTTTCTGTAAGCAAATCGAAGGTATCTGGTTGATTAACCCAGGAAGCCCTTCCCGCCCCCGCCTAGATAAAAAAGGTAGTTATGTTTTGCTTTACCTGGAAAAAGGGAAAATCGAGGTTGCTATTGAATACATTTAA
- a CDS encoding sigma 54-interacting transcriptional regulator: MAVSDLTVNEITSILEGLIENPYMFYVIVDSDGIISSINQTYLDILEMKKEDVVGRNILDITPSSGLPEVLRTGRMDKADIWTVKGRDTIVTRVPIIKNGKIIGAIASSLFLDMSGAKILMKKLQETEKEFTAILEGLIESPHMAYVIVDKEGYITVMNQTFLDILEMKKEEVIGKYVLEILPHSKMIEILKTGRVDKADIWPIRGQDTIVTRTPIIKHGKIIGAIGHSLFLDMSGAKILAKKLQETEKELSLYRDEVSQIYSARWIFDDLVGCSQEFLAVKSMARQLSYSISTILITGESGTGKELFAQAIHNGSERKNWPFVRINCAALPENLLESELFGYEEGAFTGARKGGKPGKFELAKGGTIFLDEIGDMPLTMQTKLLTVLQEKVVERVGGTTPIAINVRVIAATNRDLEKMVENQEFREDLYYRLNVVGLNIPPLRRRMDDIPLLVNDLIHRINQCLKTDISGIEPEAIDLLQEYSWPGNVRELENLLERAINLALMHGEQLIRMEHFPSLNQKNKDKKFAKIEILDDGQSSLPQLIEKIEKQMIIQYLQESGGNKQQTAKMLGIHSSALYRKLSKYGLE, from the coding sequence ATGGCTGTGTCAGATCTAACAGTTAATGAGATTACCAGTATACTTGAGGGTTTGATTGAAAATCCCTATATGTTCTATGTGATTGTTGACAGTGATGGAATAATTAGCTCCATTAACCAAACCTACCTGGATATTCTGGAGATGAAGAAAGAAGATGTCGTAGGAAGGAATATTCTGGATATAACCCCTAGTTCAGGGTTACCTGAGGTTTTGCGAACCGGTCGTATGGACAAGGCGGACATTTGGACAGTAAAGGGAAGGGATACCATAGTAACCAGGGTGCCGATTATTAAGAACGGGAAAATAATCGGGGCTATTGCCAGTAGCCTTTTTTTGGACATGTCCGGGGCCAAGATTCTTATGAAAAAACTGCAGGAAACGGAGAAGGAATTCACCGCTATTCTGGAGGGTTTGATAGAAAGTCCTCATATGGCCTATGTAATTGTTGATAAAGAAGGTTATATTACGGTAATGAACCAGACCTTTTTGGATATTTTGGAGATGAAAAAAGAGGAGGTAATAGGCAAATATGTACTGGAAATCCTGCCTCATTCCAAGATGATAGAAATACTGAAAACCGGCAGGGTGGATAAAGCAGATATATGGCCTATCCGAGGCCAGGATACCATAGTTACCCGTACCCCCATCATAAAGCATGGCAAGATAATAGGAGCTATCGGACACAGCCTGTTCCTGGATATGTCCGGGGCTAAAATCCTGGCCAAGAAACTGCAGGAAACGGAGAAGGAATTAAGCCTTTACCGGGATGAGGTAAGTCAGATATATAGTGCCAGGTGGATCTTTGACGATTTGGTTGGTTGCAGTCAGGAGTTCCTGGCGGTAAAGTCCATGGCCCGGCAACTTTCTTACAGCATATCTACGATTCTCATTACCGGAGAAAGCGGTACCGGCAAGGAACTCTTTGCCCAGGCCATTCATAATGGCAGTGAAAGGAAAAATTGGCCTTTTGTAAGAATAAATTGTGCCGCCTTGCCCGAAAATTTGCTGGAGTCAGAGCTTTTTGGCTATGAAGAAGGAGCCTTTACCGGGGCTAGAAAGGGTGGGAAACCGGGAAAATTTGAACTGGCCAAGGGGGGGACTATTTTCCTCGATGAAATCGGCGATATGCCCTTGACCATGCAGACCAAGCTCTTAACAGTTTTACAGGAAAAAGTGGTGGAAAGGGTGGGAGGAACCACCCCAATAGCTATTAATGTCCGCGTAATCGCCGCCACCAACCGCGACCTGGAAAAAATGGTGGAAAATCAGGAGTTTCGTGAGGATCTATATTATCGCCTCAATGTTGTAGGATTGAATATACCCCCTTTGAGAAGGCGAATGGATGATATTCCCCTTTTGGTTAATGATTTGATTCATAGAATAAACCAGTGTTTGAAAACCGATATTTCCGGGATTGAGCCAGAAGCGATAGATTTACTGCAGGAATATTCCTGGCCCGGCAATGTACGGGAACTGGAGAACCTGCTGGAAAGGGCCATAAATTTGGCACTAATGCACGGCGAGCAGTTAATCCGGATGGAGCATTTTCCTTCTCTGAATCAGAAAAACAAGGATAAGAAATTTGCTAAAATCGAGATACTGGATGACGGGCAGAGCAGTCTTCCCCAGCTTATCGAGAAGATAGAAAAACAGATGATAATCCAGTATTTGCAGGAAAGTGGGGGAAACAAACAGCAAACCGCCAAGATGCTGGGCATTCACAGTTCCGCTTTGTACCGTAAATTGAGTAAATACGGCCTGGAATAG
- a CDS encoding PRC-barrel domain-containing protein, whose product MKKTQEIIGLPVFAILDGKKIGQVKDLVINPEEGKVDFILVSNRNWYDGARVLGYKSVMGIGEHAVTTESENLLTTINETANANKLLERHIELKGNRVLTNKGNLIGVISEYIVDEDTGAIACLEFRTAEDESKIEIIDAKQVMTYGVDVIVIKHEESTEVSLQQKAVEAEKLVSPVAVTAVTSSEPTPLATPTASPSAGSSDGAAFFKQKQRQFLLGKKLIQDIKDAIGNVLIAQETVITEEILDLAERNNRFIELTQCAR is encoded by the coding sequence ATGAAGAAGACCCAGGAGATTATTGGTTTGCCTGTTTTTGCGATACTAGACGGCAAAAAGATTGGGCAGGTTAAGGATCTGGTCATTAACCCCGAAGAGGGAAAAGTGGATTTTATTTTAGTTAGCAATCGAAACTGGTATGATGGTGCCCGTGTTCTGGGCTACAAGTCGGTAATGGGTATTGGTGAACACGCAGTTACAACGGAGAGTGAAAACCTGCTAACTACAATTAATGAAACAGCCAATGCCAATAAGCTTCTGGAGCGCCATATTGAGCTAAAGGGAAACCGGGTATTAACTAACAAGGGTAACTTAATTGGCGTAATAAGTGAGTATATAGTGGATGAAGATACCGGAGCCATTGCCTGCTTGGAATTTAGGACCGCGGAAGACGAGTCCAAGATTGAGATTATTGATGCTAAGCAAGTAATGACATATGGGGTTGATGTTATTGTTATAAAACATGAAGAGAGCACTGAAGTCTCATTGCAGCAAAAAGCAGTTGAAGCTGAAAAGCTGGTTTCTCCTGTCGCCGTTACTGCAGTGACCTCCTCCGAACCAACTCCGCTGGCTACTCCTACCGCTTCTCCTTCAGCAGGAAGCAGTGATGGAGCAGCTTTTTTTAAGCAGAAGCAGCGGCAGTTTTTACTAGGGAAAAAGCTTATCCAGGACATAAAAGACGCTATTGGCAATGTTCTGATTGCTCAGGAGACAGTGATTACTGAAGAAATTTTGGATTTGGCAGAAAGAAATAACAGGTTTATTGAGCTTACACAATGTGCGAGGTAG
- a CDS encoding peptidoglycan binding domain-containing protein, which produces MTDAGKLWLKVISMAVIAISASLLIVSFALAARDQDYYPSNLWLGGISLADMSKEEAYALLQSELASNLGDKLSLVVGKQEISLPMEEIGISYDVAASLDKIEEELFPGQGVATLVKHSVARGQRQEIKPALSWSKKAILEKILQIKRDYDQPAIDARIVYNHDFLEYRAHQNGYSINVNASMNHISDALGKGILGPIEIIATEVHPRVKIEDIETVKDVIAVSARRIDHVSQETSALLEKLNGLIIMHGEKLDLPTIMDSGREAAMDVGSETKAQIKGAIVQACLQAGMQEKDKQSVMENKLQYPLLLTTSMSEHTLLVKIYGCQTELGKEITLLSEREDVYPEVQIKLNHRLSPQQRIIQQEGKKGFILRNYRVVTSGGKVVEKSLLSEELTPASDTIIVVGPGNTRK; this is translated from the coding sequence ATGACGGATGCTGGCAAACTTTGGCTTAAGGTCATTTCAATGGCAGTGATAGCAATAAGTGCATCACTGCTTATTGTTTCCTTTGCCCTCGCCGCACGGGACCAAGACTATTATCCATCAAATCTCTGGCTGGGGGGGATATCCCTGGCGGATATGAGTAAAGAGGAAGCTTATGCTCTGCTACAATCAGAATTGGCGTCCAACCTGGGTGATAAACTAAGCTTGGTAGTAGGGAAGCAGGAAATCTCCCTGCCTATGGAAGAAATAGGAATTAGCTATGATGTTGCCGCCAGCTTGGATAAAATAGAAGAGGAACTCTTCCCAGGCCAGGGGGTGGCAACCCTGGTCAAGCACAGTGTAGCAAGAGGACAGAGGCAGGAGATTAAACCGGCATTATCCTGGAGTAAAAAAGCCATATTAGAAAAAATATTGCAGATAAAACGAGATTATGACCAACCGGCGATTGATGCCAGGATTGTCTATAACCACGACTTTCTTGAGTACCGGGCCCATCAGAATGGCTATTCGATTAATGTGAATGCAAGTATGAATCATATATCAGATGCACTGGGAAAAGGAATACTGGGGCCTATCGAAATTATTGCAACTGAGGTACATCCGCGCGTAAAGATTGAAGACATTGAAACCGTCAAAGATGTCATTGCTGTAAGTGCCAGGAGAATTGACCATGTGAGCCAGGAAACATCTGCTTTGCTGGAGAAGCTAAACGGTCTAATAATAATGCATGGCGAAAAATTGGATTTACCGACTATTATGGACTCTGGGCGCGAAGCAGCAATGGATGTTGGCAGTGAAACCAAAGCCCAGATTAAGGGGGCTATCGTTCAGGCTTGCCTACAGGCCGGTATGCAGGAGAAAGATAAGCAATCAGTAATGGAGAATAAGCTGCAGTATCCGTTGCTTTTGACTACCAGTATGAGTGAACATACTCTTCTGGTAAAGATATATGGATGCCAGACAGAACTCGGCAAGGAGATTACGCTGCTAAGCGAACGGGAAGATGTATACCCAGAAGTACAGATTAAGCTTAATCATCGTCTTTCACCACAGCAAAGAATAATTCAGCAGGAAGGGAAAAAAGGATTCATTCTGCGGAATTACCGGGTAGTTACCAGCGGAGGAAAAGTGGTGGAAAAAAGTCTTCTATCCGAGGAGCTTACTCCAGCTTCTGATACCATAATAGTAGTAGGCCCTGGAAACACAAGAAAATAG
- a CDS encoding metal-sensitive transcriptional regulator, whose protein sequence is MDKNKEKTRKNILVRLRRIEGQVRGIQRMMEEEADCMDILTQISAVKSAINQVGIIVFEKHAQECIVKAMDEERQEENLKEIVNMMGRLIK, encoded by the coding sequence ATGGACAAGAATAAAGAAAAAACCCGCAAAAACATCCTGGTTCGCTTAAGGCGCATCGAAGGGCAGGTGCGGGGAATACAACGCATGATGGAAGAAGAAGCGGATTGTATGGATATTCTCACCCAGATTTCCGCGGTTAAATCGGCCATCAATCAAGTTGGTATTATTGTTTTCGAAAAACACGCTCAGGAATGCATTGTTAAAGCCATGGACGAAGAAAGACAGGAAGAAAACCTGAAAGAGATTGTTAATATGATGGGAAGACTTATTAAGTAA
- the trxA gene encoding thioredoxin has protein sequence MADIKIFNQDNWEKEVMQSDLPVLVDFWAPWCGPCKMVGPVVESLAAENAGKINIGKVNVDENQDLAARFGIRGIPTLAFFQGGSEVKRIVGAQNKAQLQKAIDEVSGS, from the coding sequence ATGGCAGATATCAAGATATTCAACCAGGATAATTGGGAGAAAGAAGTAATGCAGTCTGATTTGCCGGTTCTGGTTGACTTTTGGGCTCCCTGGTGCGGGCCCTGCAAGATGGTGGGACCGGTGGTAGAAAGCCTGGCCGCCGAGAATGCAGGCAAGATTAATATTGGCAAAGTTAATGTTGACGAGAATCAGGACCTGGCAGCTCGTTTCGGTATCAGGGGTATACCCACCCTGGCCTTTTTCCAGGGCGGCTCAGAAGTAAAAAGAATTGTTGGCGCTCAGAATAAAGCACAATTACAAAAAGCCATTGATGAAGTAAGCGGAAGCTAA